The Candidatus Zymogenus saltonus genome has a window encoding:
- a CDS encoding HlyC/CorC family transporter — protein sequence LEEIVGEIEDEHDIESSGVVGNIEDGTMVIDGSISIRDLINLHGLKLSESEEYETIAGLLLSGLQSIPVGGESIIKDGYKFTVFKVKKNRIIKIKAEKL from the coding sequence CTGGAGGAGATCGTGGGGGAGATCGAGGACGAGCACGATATCGAATCGTCCGGGGTGGTCGGCAACATCGAAGATGGAACGATGGTAATAGACGGCTCCATATCCATCAGGGACCTGATAAACCTTCACGGACTTAAGCTTTCCGAATCGGAGGAGTACGAGACGATAGCCGGCCTTCTCCTCTCGGGACTCCAGTCGATCCCGGTGGGGGGCGAGTCGATCATCAAGGACGGATACAAATTCACGGTCTTTAAGGTCAAGAAAAACCGCATTATTAAAATAAAGGCGGAAAAACTGTAG
- a CDS encoding Lrp/AsnC family transcriptional regulator has product MDNCFDETDGDILRLIQEGFPLTGRPFKEVADKLKTHPRLDESEVMRRVAALKEKGVIRRIGAVIDGRAFGIVTTLLGAKVPAESVDLFADVVNSYSRVTHNYLRDEDRNIWFTIWGKSGEEIEKTIDEIKVKTGVTDILSFPSRKTYKIRAVFDIPNRL; this is encoded by the coding sequence ATGGATAACTGTTTCGACGAGACGGACGGAGATATACTGCGGTTAATCCAGGAGGGGTTCCCGTTAACCGGACGTCCCTTTAAGGAGGTGGCGGACAAACTCAAGACACACCCGAGGCTCGATGAATCCGAGGTTATGAGACGAGTCGCGGCCCTGAAGGAAAAGGGGGTAATCCGCCGCATCGGGGCCGTGATCGACGGGAGGGCCTTCGGGATCGTGACTACGCTTTTGGGAGCGAAGGTTCCGGCGGAATCGGTAGATTTATTTGCCGACGTGGTAAACTCGTACAGCAGGGTCACCCATAACTACCTGAGGGATGAAGACCGAAATATCTGGTTTACCATATGGGGGAAGAGCGGCGAGGAGATTGAAAAGACAATAGACGAGATAAAAGTCAAAACCGGCGTAACGGATATTCTGTCCTTTCCGTCGAGGAAGACTTACAAGATCAGGGCGGTTTTCGATATCCCAAATAGACTATAG
- a CDS encoding DUF4177 domain-containing protein, translated as MLTYKVVETSFVTDETIERIINEYISQGWTLDGIKFAMREASKRPSMAFILFIRENSDAEES; from the coding sequence ATGCTTACATATAAGGTAGTAGAGACCTCCTTTGTCACGGACGAAACGATAGAGAGGATCATAAACGAGTATATATCTCAGGGCTGGACCCTGGACGGGATTAAATTTGCCATGAGGGAGGCCAGCAAGCGCCCCTCCATGGCCTTCATACTTTTTATCAGGGAAAATAGTGATGCCGAAGAATCTTAA
- a CDS encoding RDD family protein translates to MPKNLKKADLTNRFLAKFIDGLIASALGLVLDPVGTLMGATYILFADGLTGGQSLGKRLTGLRVVKVDDGEIITFKDSMIRNIHLTVIYLFSLIPVFGWVVIITLGLVVIIFEAYYCVVDVNGYRVGDLAAGTVVVEVPKREK, encoded by the coding sequence ATGCCGAAGAATCTTAAAAAGGCGGATTTGACAAACCGCTTTCTTGCCAAGTTTATCGACGGACTTATCGCCTCGGCGCTGGGCCTCGTTCTCGATCCGGTGGGTACCCTTATGGGGGCTACCTACATACTCTTCGCCGACGGCCTGACCGGCGGCCAGAGCCTTGGGAAACGGCTGACGGGGCTCAGGGTCGTAAAGGTGGATGACGGAGAGATCATCACGTTTAAGGATTCGATGATCAGAAACATTCACCTCACCGTTATCTACCTCTTCTCGTTGATCCCGGTTTTCGGGTGGGTGGTGATTATCACCCTCGGGCTTGTGGTAATAATCTTTGAGGCTTACTACTGCGTTGTCGACGTCAACGGCTACCGCGTGGGGGACCTGGCCGCGGGGACCGTGGTCGTCGAGGTGCCGAAGAGGGAGAAGTAG
- a CDS encoding PH domain-containing protein, which translates to MTKEKAILIVQRSWWNYFWYFFSFFLIVPPFIAITKRFSLRLYIFENRLVLERGILSKHIKELFLRDIRTIDIKQTFPQRIVGIGNLMVATAGTSGYELVVKGIPDPVGLMERINSLRGK; encoded by the coding sequence ATGACAAAAGAGAAAGCTATATTAATAGTCCAGCGGTCTTGGTGGAACTACTTCTGGTACTTCTTCTCCTTTTTCCTCATCGTTCCCCCCTTTATCGCGATAACCAAGAGGTTTTCCCTCCGACTCTACATTTTTGAAAACCGGCTCGTCCTGGAGAGGGGGATCCTCTCGAAACACATAAAGGAGCTTTTTCTCAGGGACATCCGTACAATCGACATCAAGCAGACCTTTCCCCAGCGGATTGTGGGGATAGGGAACCTGATGGTCGCAACTGCCGGGACGTCCGGCTACGAGCTCGTCGTAAAGGGGATCCCCGATCCTGTGGGATTAATGGAGAGGATAAACTCGCTGAGGGGGAAGTAG
- a CDS encoding aminopeptidase P family protein, protein MTKLPEPITSPPTEEELASRVEKIRAKMDEKGYDYCVSFDPVNIYYLTNFANLVHERPFILIIPKKGKVKMVCPLLETSHVKARARLPLDYKIYYEFPAPEGGNWFDIYRAEIDGSASVAVESAMPVGIYNKTPGKIVVDDIIDDVRLVKTKYEIGRTVHGCQVVDGGHEKLLELTRPGAMEIAIYGDAVRAMMGKVLGEIPEANLIVTRLLAAVWPPSISHDPHRIPKPFMPMEEGGPQVSIVAGQVDGYGVEVERTFFLGKVPESAKRPFETMMEARALAYKLAVPGARFSDIDKKVRKVIIDAGYEDYILHRTGHGMGITGHEAPFLAIGDDREIVPDMIISIEPGIYIEGQGGFRHSDTVLITQTGNVRLTKTPDTLSELTIPL, encoded by the coding sequence ATGACGAAGCTGCCGGAACCGATAACAAGCCCCCCCACCGAGGAGGAGCTTGCCTCGAGGGTAGAGAAGATCAGGGCGAAGATGGACGAAAAGGGCTATGACTACTGCGTCTCCTTCGATCCGGTCAATATCTATTACCTCACCAACTTCGCAAACCTCGTACACGAGCGCCCCTTTATATTGATAATCCCGAAGAAGGGAAAGGTCAAAATGGTGTGCCCCCTCCTAGAGACGAGCCACGTCAAGGCGAGGGCGAGGCTCCCCCTCGATTACAAGATTTATTACGAGTTCCCGGCTCCGGAGGGCGGGAACTGGTTTGATATCTACCGGGCCGAGATAGATGGTTCCGCCTCTGTGGCGGTGGAGTCCGCCATGCCGGTCGGGATCTACAACAAGACACCGGGAAAGATCGTCGTAGACGACATAATCGACGATGTGCGCCTCGTCAAGACGAAGTACGAGATAGGCAGGACCGTCCACGGCTGTCAGGTTGTGGACGGGGGGCACGAGAAGCTCCTTGAGCTGACCCGCCCCGGGGCGATGGAGATCGCCATCTATGGGGATGCGGTGAGAGCGATGATGGGAAAGGTTCTCGGGGAGATCCCCGAGGCTAACCTAATCGTGACAAGGCTCCTCGCGGCGGTCTGGCCACCCTCCATATCACACGATCCCCACAGGATCCCGAAGCCCTTCATGCCGATGGAGGAGGGCGGGCCTCAGGTTTCCATTGTGGCGGGGCAAGTGGACGGTTATGGCGTGGAGGTGGAGCGGACCTTCTTTCTGGGGAAGGTCCCGGAGAGCGCCAAGAGGCCCTTCGAGACGATGATGGAGGCGAGGGCCTTGGCCTACAAGCTCGCGGTCCCCGGAGCCCGCTTCAGCGATATAGACAAAAAGGTCAGGAAGGTGATAATCGACGCCGGTTACGAGGACTATATCCTCCACAGGACGGGGCATGGCATGGGGATTACGGGCCACGAGGCCCCGTTCTTGGCAATAGGCGATGACAGGGAGATAGTCCCGGATATGATCATCAGCATCGAGCCGGGGATATATATCGAGGGGCAGGGGGGCTTTCGCCACTCCGACACGGTCTTGATAACCCAGACCGGAAACGTGAGACTTACCAAGACCCCGGACACCCTGAGCGAGCTCACGATACCCCTTTAG
- the lysS gene encoding lysine--tRNA ligase — protein sequence MPNKEKSEVRTEKAEEELVRVRREKRDAIREAGENPYPNDFRPENSASEIIDSIGGKTKEELEGAKDSFVLAGRLVSKRDFGKASFAHIQDATGKIQLFFQKDTLGEAFKAIKRYDIGDIIGVTGAPFRTKTDELTIEVAESRLLVKGLRPLPEKWHGLTDVETRYRRRYVDLLVNPEVRGVFETRSRLINEVRSFFMERGYIEVETPMLHQVVGGATAEPFVTHHKTLHMDLYLRIAPELYLKRLLVGGMDKVFEINKNFRNEGISTQHNPEFTMLEFYEAYAAFDDMMKMTEELFCDVADEIIGKKEITYQGQKIDLTPPWERVSVFDATVKYGGVDAAVLKDEAKMRKLASNIGIEVEKKWGAGKLLCEIFEKTAEDKLTGPVFITDYPAEVSPLSRPFDDNPEFVERFELFISGMEVANGFSELNDPDDQRERFKRQLEMGDFGKGIREYDKDYIMALEYGMPPAGGEGIGIDRMAMLFTDSPSIRDVILFPQLREKEEK from the coding sequence TTGCCGAATAAGGAGAAAAGCGAGGTAAGGACGGAAAAGGCCGAGGAGGAGCTTGTCCGCGTAAGGCGCGAGAAGAGGGACGCGATCAGGGAGGCGGGGGAAAATCCCTACCCGAACGACTTCAGGCCCGAAAACTCGGCCAGTGAGATCATTGACAGCATTGGGGGAAAGACGAAGGAGGAGCTCGAGGGAGCAAAGGACTCCTTTGTGCTTGCCGGGAGGCTCGTGTCGAAGCGGGACTTCGGCAAGGCCTCCTTCGCCCACATCCAGGACGCAACCGGAAAGATACAGCTCTTCTTCCAGAAGGACACGCTGGGCGAAGCCTTCAAGGCGATAAAGAGGTACGATATTGGAGACATTATCGGTGTTACCGGCGCCCCCTTCAGGACGAAGACGGACGAGCTTACGATAGAGGTCGCAGAATCGAGGCTTCTGGTAAAGGGGTTGAGGCCGCTTCCCGAGAAGTGGCACGGGCTGACCGACGTCGAGACGAGGTACAGGCGTAGGTACGTCGACCTTCTGGTAAATCCAGAAGTCAGGGGGGTCTTCGAGACGAGGAGCAGGCTGATCAATGAAGTGAGATCTTTTTTCATGGAGAGGGGCTACATCGAGGTGGAGACCCCGATGCTCCATCAGGTCGTTGGGGGCGCCACGGCCGAGCCTTTCGTCACTCACCACAAGACCCTCCACATGGACCTCTACCTTCGCATCGCCCCGGAGCTGTATCTCAAGCGCCTACTCGTGGGGGGGATGGACAAGGTCTTTGAGATAAACAAGAATTTCAGGAACGAGGGGATATCCACCCAGCACAACCCGGAGTTCACGATGCTGGAGTTCTACGAGGCCTACGCCGCGTTCGACGACATGATGAAGATGACAGAAGAGCTCTTCTGCGATGTGGCCGATGAAATCATCGGCAAAAAGGAGATAACCTACCAGGGACAAAAGATCGACCTGACACCCCCCTGGGAGAGGGTGAGCGTCTTTGACGCAACGGTGAAGTACGGCGGTGTTGACGCCGCTGTGCTCAAGGACGAGGCGAAGATGAGAAAGCTCGCCTCCAATATCGGCATTGAGGTCGAAAAGAAGTGGGGGGCGGGAAAGCTCCTCTGCGAGATATTCGAGAAGACAGCGGAGGATAAGCTAACGGGCCCGGTCTTCATCACCGACTACCCGGCGGAGGTGTCGCCCCTCTCGCGCCCCTTCGACGACAATCCCGAGTTCGTGGAGCGGTTCGAGCTCTTTATATCGGGGATGGAGGTGGCCAACGGCTTTTCGGAGCTCAACGATCCGGATGACCAGAGGGAGAGGTTCAAGAGGCAGCTTGAGATGGGGGATTTCGGAAAGGGAATAAGGGAGTACGACAAGGACTATATTATGGCCCTCGAATATGGAATGCCACCCGCCGGGGGGGAGGGGATCGGGATCGATCGGATGGCGATGCTCTTTACTGACTCACCCTCGATAAGGGATGTCATTCTATTCCCGCAGCTGAGGGAGAAGGAGGAAAAGTGA
- a CDS encoding ABC transporter permease — protein sequence MKYELFVSLRYLKAKRKQSFISLITFISIGGVALGVAALIIVISVMTGFKEDLQEKILGAYSHLLILKHPLEEDVGIKTYTDIMKDIEDVKGVAASTPFIYGQVMFTSEVSVSGAFLRGIDVKTAPDVITLKDDLIMGDLSELEDGGEIKEKGDAPPKDVDGKLKGKGTEGDKETGDDVYGGITIFEFEEQEEREMSKNLPGVIIGKELAKLLGSVYGDEVVILSPKGDVTPFGFTPKMRRYRVVGLFDSGMYEFDSTFAFISISEAQSFFGMGDNVTGIEVKVDDIYNVSNIGKNIQAKLGLPYYTRNWMEMHKNIFAALQMEKIAMFVILAMIVFVAAFNIASTLIMVVMEKNKDIAILKSMGASSGGIMKIFMFEGLIIGVFGTFLGFVSGYIICFLLKRYEFIKLDPNVYYISTLPVKIVWSDILVIAASSLVLCLLATIYPAWQASRLDPAEAFRYE from the coding sequence GTGAAATACGAACTGTTTGTCAGTCTGAGATACCTGAAGGCGAAGAGGAAACAGTCCTTCATCTCCCTGATAACCTTTATCTCAATCGGGGGGGTCGCCCTGGGAGTTGCGGCCCTCATCATCGTAATATCGGTGATGACCGGCTTCAAGGAGGACCTTCAGGAGAAGATCCTCGGGGCCTACTCGCACCTCTTGATCTTAAAGCACCCCCTGGAGGAGGATGTGGGCATTAAGACCTACACGGATATAATGAAGGATATCGAGGATGTCAAAGGCGTTGCGGCGTCAACGCCCTTCATATACGGGCAGGTGATGTTTACATCGGAGGTGAGCGTCTCGGGGGCTTTCTTGAGGGGGATAGATGTAAAGACGGCTCCCGACGTCATAACGCTCAAGGACGACCTGATAATGGGAGACCTGAGCGAGCTCGAAGACGGCGGTGAAATCAAGGAGAAGGGGGATGCCCCGCCGAAGGATGTGGACGGTAAATTGAAGGGAAAGGGGACGGAAGGAGATAAAGAAACCGGTGACGATGTATACGGTGGGATTACCATCTTTGAGTTCGAGGAGCAGGAGGAGAGGGAGATGTCAAAGAACCTTCCGGGTGTCATCATCGGAAAGGAGCTTGCAAAGCTCTTGGGGAGCGTGTACGGCGACGAGGTGGTTATCCTCTCTCCAAAGGGGGATGTTACGCCGTTCGGTTTCACCCCGAAGATGAGACGATACAGGGTCGTGGGGCTTTTCGATTCGGGCATGTACGAGTTCGACTCGACCTTCGCCTTTATCTCCATCTCCGAGGCGCAGTCCTTTTTCGGCATGGGTGATAACGTGACGGGTATCGAGGTAAAGGTTGACGACATCTACAACGTCAGCAATATAGGTAAAAACATTCAGGCCAAGCTCGGCCTTCCCTACTACACGAGAAACTGGATGGAGATGCACAAGAACATCTTTGCGGCCCTCCAGATGGAAAAGATAGCGATGTTTGTGATCCTCGCCATGATCGTCTTTGTGGCGGCGTTCAATATAGCCTCGACCCTGATAATGGTGGTCATGGAGAAGAACAAGGATATTGCTATCTTGAAGTCGATGGGTGCTTCCAGCGGTGGAATAATGAAGATATTCATGTTCGAGGGGTTGATAATCGGGGTTTTCGGGACATTTCTGGGATTCGTGAGCGGTTATATAATTTGTTTTCTCTTAAAGCGTTACGAATTTATAAAGTTAGACCCCAATGTCTATTATATCTCAACCCTGCCGGTGAAGATAGTGTGGAGCGACATCCTCGTAATAGCGGCGTCTTCTTTGGTGCTTTGCCTCCTGGCGACGATTTACCCCGCCTGGCAGGCGTCAAGGCTGGATCCCGCGGAGGCCTTTAGGTATGAATAA
- a CDS encoding cyclic nucleotide-binding domain-containing protein — translation MANGKSKLSELKDSGAKHIAKGNWDKALEAYRGALDIAPTDLRIGLKVGDCYRKLGDTKMAIKYYDRIAQIYTKEGFVVNAIAVNKLILKLDHSFPGIEERLSNLYEEKVKGAEGPMLKKKEGVGEEEKYPRTELFSDLSHEEFMMVVEKMEAINVSPNTVIISEGDEGDSIFVIASGDVKVFRLDERGSEIWISNLSEGEFFGEFGFFSEAQRLASVKSVTDATLLELSKDDVDAIIEKHQGIKDILFEFYKRRVLDTLIAISPIFSPLNVDERRDLVASFSPRSFKKGEVIIREKDAGDKMYFVRTGEVEVSTEKEGSAISLAKLGPGDFFGEVSVITEKPRTASVTALTDVNLVEVSKDDIHEEIRTHPEILDILNKYISMRVEDTIAAIMQYKNRKTESGLV, via the coding sequence TTGGCTAATGGCAAGAGTAAGCTGTCGGAGCTAAAGGATTCGGGCGCCAAGCACATTGCAAAGGGAAACTGGGACAAGGCCCTGGAGGCATACAGGGGAGCGCTCGACATTGCTCCGACCGACCTTCGGATCGGGCTCAAGGTGGGAGACTGCTATCGCAAACTGGGCGACACGAAGATGGCCATTAAATACTACGACAGGATCGCCCAGATATACACGAAAGAGGGTTTCGTAGTCAATGCGATCGCCGTAAACAAGCTCATTCTCAAACTGGATCATTCTTTTCCGGGGATAGAAGAGCGCCTGTCAAACCTATACGAGGAGAAGGTGAAGGGTGCGGAAGGGCCGATGCTGAAGAAGAAGGAGGGAGTCGGGGAAGAGGAGAAGTATCCCAGAACGGAGCTCTTTTCCGACCTGTCCCACGAGGAGTTTATGATGGTGGTCGAAAAGATGGAAGCGATCAACGTATCCCCCAACACGGTGATAATAAGTGAGGGGGACGAGGGGGACTCTATCTTTGTTATCGCCTCGGGAGACGTAAAGGTCTTCAGGCTCGACGAGAGGGGCAGCGAGATATGGATATCCAACCTCTCCGAGGGCGAATTTTTCGGGGAGTTCGGCTTCTTTTCGGAGGCGCAGCGCTTGGCATCGGTCAAGTCGGTTACGGACGCGACCCTCTTGGAGCTTTCAAAAGACGATGTCGACGCAATTATCGAAAAGCACCAGGGAATAAAAGACATCCTCTTTGAGTTTTACAAGAGGAGGGTGCTCGACACCCTGATAGCGATTTCCCCGATATTTTCACCTCTCAACGTGGATGAGAGGAGAGACCTCGTTGCATCGTTCTCTCCGAGGAGCTTCAAGAAGGGGGAGGTCATCATCAGGGAGAAAGATGCAGGGGACAAGATGTACTTTGTCCGCACCGGGGAGGTTGAGGTTTCAACCGAAAAAGAGGGGAGCGCAATCTCCCTTGCAAAGCTGGGCCCCGGGGACTTCTTCGGGGAGGTCTCTGTGATAACGGAAAAACCGAGGACGGCAAGCGTAACGGCCTTGACCGATGTGAATTTAGTGGAGGTCTCGAAAGACGATATACATGAGGAGATCAGGACACATCCTGAGATACTCGATATCTTGAACAAGTATATCTCGATGAGGGTGGAGGATACGATTGCCGCTATAATGCAGTACAAAAACAGGAAAACGGAAAGCGGACTGGTATAA
- a CDS encoding ABC transporter ATP-binding protein produces the protein MALIDVQSLYKSFSRGDKDVNVLKGLDLKVEKGEILNILGASGAGKSTLLHILGTLDHPTDGRVLYNGEDIFLLKERDLASFRNRRIGFIFQFHHLLSEFTALENTMMPALVSGWPREKARTKAVEVLKRLGLGDRKDHKPGELSGGEQQRVAVSRAILLDPDVVLADEPTGNLDTKTGDEVHDLLLELNRELKITMIVVTHNLKLAKREGRRLLLVDGRIEET, from the coding sequence ATGGCACTTATCGATGTACAATCCCTTTACAAGTCATTTTCCCGGGGGGATAAGGATGTAAACGTCCTTAAGGGTCTCGATCTCAAGGTGGAAAAGGGGGAGATTTTAAATATCCTCGGGGCTTCGGGGGCGGGTAAATCCACGCTTCTCCATATTTTGGGTACCCTGGACCATCCAACGGACGGAAGGGTCTTGTACAACGGGGAGGACATTTTTCTTTTGAAAGAGAGAGATCTCGCCTCCTTTCGCAACAGGAGGATCGGATTTATCTTTCAATTTCACCACCTCTTGAGCGAGTTTACCGCGCTTGAGAACACGATGATGCCGGCGCTGGTCTCCGGGTGGCCCAGGGAGAAGGCGAGGACGAAAGCCGTCGAGGTACTGAAGAGACTGGGTTTGGGAGACAGGAAGGATCATAAACCGGGGGAGCTTTCTGGAGGGGAACAGCAGCGGGTGGCCGTCTCCCGGGCGATACTTCTTGATCCGGATGTCGTCTTGGCCGACGAGCCGACGGGCAATCTGGATACTAAAACGGGGGACGAGGTTCACGATCTCCTCCTGGAGCTCAATAGAGAGCTTAAAATTACCATGATTGTTGTAACGCACAACCTGAAATTGGCAAAGAGGGAGGGGAGACGCCTCCTTTTAGTGGATGGGAGGATAGAAGAAACCTGA
- the bamA gene encoding outer membrane protein assembly factor BamA, with product MGRKFIILMIMVALVTAVLTGPVFAADKKVKVTVLPFSIFAAEDLSDYEADIQNVLLSALAYHEKIEPLDKEKLSSIIGDKPPDQMDEAYARMVGSKMGADYVVLGSMTKVGETISLDAKLVPVRGKKDAERFYVETYGLATVLDRVGDIAKKINEKIFADEIITKVIIRGNKRLPDEDIIGVIQSKEGTLPYDIFLAEDVKAITEMGYFSNVEVKTELVEKGTEVTFTVEERPLIREVRINGTKKIKVEDVFEVVTITPPKVLSTRDLKKSIDAIKALYEEKQFHAIKVEHKITPLQEDEILLEFNIEEGKKMMIKKIIFVGNDKISDRKLEKGLANKGMGLIWWFTDRGKYKKKELDKDIDRVTAVYFDNGYLDAVVEPPEVEMKEKRIFITYRIKEGERYTVGTVDMSGDLIRPKEEFKENLTLESGENFSRLNLIADLNYLTKIYNDDGYALVDIQPQTDLKREEHIANVNYMIVKGKKTYFEKINISGNIKTLDKVIRRELKFAEGDLFNGTDLTRSKEKVENLGYFEEVKFATEKGSADDKVVVKIDVKERPTGLISAGMGYSSVAKVTGLIRVQERNLFGRGYKVSASAEFSNVDTNYYVSLADPYFLDTNLAMAVKFYSITREYDTYDAETLGIELGAGHRIIDEETKLLVTYIFNRVTIDNIDEGAADDVWDAEGVTVTSGIETQIIRDTRDNVYDPSKGSVNSLSVFIAGIGGDEKYLKTVLESSWYFPVYWKLVFHPRLMVGWAENFKSGDLPIYARFYAGGLNTIRGFKPYSVGPIDPDTGEYLGGNKEVIVNLELLFPLFEDIKMKGVLFFDMGNVWGDDENMDLSDLRYSFGGGIRWYSPMGPIRVEWGYNLDPKPDESHAEWNFSIGTSF from the coding sequence ATGGGTAGAAAATTCATTATTTTGATGATAATGGTGGCCCTCGTGACAGCGGTTTTAACTGGACCGGTTTTCGCCGCCGACAAGAAGGTCAAGGTTACGGTGCTGCCATTTTCGATATTTGCCGCAGAGGATTTATCGGATTATGAGGCGGACATTCAGAATGTCCTGCTCTCCGCTTTGGCGTACCATGAAAAGATCGAACCTCTCGACAAGGAAAAGCTTTCGAGCATCATAGGCGATAAGCCGCCCGATCAGATGGACGAGGCTTACGCCAGGATGGTCGGGAGCAAGATGGGGGCCGACTACGTCGTCCTTGGGAGCATGACCAAAGTTGGCGAGACCATAAGCCTTGACGCCAAGCTGGTGCCTGTTCGGGGAAAGAAGGACGCCGAGCGGTTTTACGTCGAGACGTACGGACTTGCAACGGTCCTTGACAGGGTGGGCGACATAGCAAAGAAGATCAACGAGAAAATCTTCGCGGACGAAATAATCACCAAGGTTATAATCAGGGGGAATAAGAGACTTCCCGATGAAGATATTATAGGGGTGATTCAGAGCAAGGAAGGAACCCTCCCTTACGATATTTTCCTGGCGGAGGACGTCAAGGCCATAACCGAGATGGGATATTTCAGCAACGTTGAGGTCAAGACCGAGCTTGTCGAGAAGGGAACGGAAGTCACCTTTACCGTGGAAGAGAGACCTCTTATAAGGGAGGTCAGGATAAACGGTACAAAGAAGATAAAGGTTGAGGATGTCTTTGAGGTGGTCACCATTACGCCGCCCAAGGTCCTGAGCACGAGGGACCTTAAGAAGAGCATCGACGCCATAAAAGCCCTTTATGAAGAAAAGCAGTTTCATGCCATAAAGGTGGAGCATAAGATTACCCCCCTTCAAGAGGATGAGATCCTCCTCGAGTTTAACATCGAGGAAGGGAAGAAGATGATGATCAAAAAAATCATCTTCGTTGGCAACGATAAGATTTCAGACAGGAAGCTCGAAAAGGGTCTTGCGAACAAAGGGATGGGATTGATCTGGTGGTTCACCGACAGGGGAAAATACAAGAAGAAAGAGCTGGATAAAGACATTGACCGTGTGACGGCCGTCTACTTCGATAACGGCTATCTCGATGCGGTTGTGGAGCCCCCCGAAGTCGAGATGAAGGAGAAGAGGATATTTATCACCTATCGCATCAAGGAGGGGGAGAGGTACACCGTAGGCACTGTAGACATGTCGGGTGATCTAATAAGGCCTAAAGAGGAGTTCAAAGAGAATCTTACGCTGGAATCCGGGGAAAATTTTTCAAGGCTCAACCTGATCGCCGATCTTAACTACCTGACAAAGATATATAACGACGACGGTTATGCCCTTGTGGATATCCAGCCCCAGACGGATCTGAAACGTGAAGAGCATATCGCCAACGTCAACTATATGATTGTCAAGGGAAAGAAGACTTACTTCGAGAAAATTAATATAAGCGGAAACATCAAAACCCTCGACAAGGTTATCCGTAGGGAGTTGAAATTCGCCGAGGGCGATCTCTTCAACGGCACGGATCTGACAAGAAGCAAGGAGAAGGTGGAAAACCTCGGCTATTTTGAAGAGGTGAAGTTCGCCACCGAAAAGGGAAGCGCGGATGATAAAGTCGTTGTCAAGATTGATGTCAAGGAAAGACCGACCGGATTGATCTCCGCCGGAATGGGTTACTCAAGTGTTGCGAAGGTTACGGGTCTTATCAGGGTGCAGGAGAGAAACCTCTTCGGCCGCGGCTATAAGGTCTCCGCAAGCGCGGAGTTCAGCAACGTCGATACAAACTACTATGTATCTCTCGCTGACCCCTATTTTCTGGACACGAACCTGGCTATGGCCGTCAAGTTTTACAGCATAACCCGGGAGTACGACACCTATGATGCGGAAACACTGGGCATCGAGCTGGGAGCCGGACATCGGATAATAGATGAGGAGACCAAGCTTTTAGTAACCTACATCTTCAATAGAGTGACAATAGACAATATCGATGAAGGCGCCGCTGATGACGTATGGGATGCCGAAGGGGTGACGGTAACCAGCGGTATCGAAACACAGATAATCAGGGATACCAGGGACAATGTCTACGATCCGAGCAAGGGATCAGTAAACTCGTTGTCGGTATTCATTGCGGGAATAGGCGGTGACGAGAAGTACCTTAAAACTGTTCTCGAATCAAGCTGGTACTTCCCCGTTTACTGGAAGTTGGTATTTCATCCAAGACTCATGGTCGGCTGGGCCGAGAACTTCAAGTCGGGTGATCTCCCGATCTACGCGCGTTTTTACGCCGGCGGTTTGAACACCATAAGGGGATTCAAACCCTACAGTGTCGGTCCGATAGATCCCGATACCGGCGAGTATCTCGGAGGAAATAAGGAAGTCATCGTGAACCTCGAGCTTCTCTTCCCGCTCTTCGAGGATATAAAGATGAAAGGGGTCTTGTTTTTCGACATGGGTAATGTTTGGGGCGATGATGAGAATATGGACTTAAGTGATTTGAGATACTCCTTCGGTGGTGGTATAAGGTGGTACTCACCCATGGGACCCATCAGGGTGGAGTGGGGATATAATCTCGATCCCAAACCTGATGAAAGCCATGCGGAGTGGAACTTCTCCATCGGAACGAGCTTTTAG